The nucleotide window TACCAGCGGGGACTGATTCTTGGGATAAGCGGAATTCTGATTTCAGGTCAGGATTCTTTTTTCTTTACAGGATTAAAGCTTGAAAATAATTCAACTTTCCGCTACAATGAAGAAAACAAACAGGAACAAAGGGGAGATAACGATGCATGATATCTGGAATCCATGGCATGGCTGTGTTAAAATCAGCGAAGGCTGCGAGCATTGTTATATGTTTTATTTGGATCGTCAGCGCGGCCAGGATGGGTCGCAGATTCGCCGGGTTCAAAATGGTTTCGACATGCCGCTGAAAAAGGATCGCCGCGGTCATTTCAAGATTCAAAGCGGCGAACGGGTGCGCGTATGCATGAATTCCGATTTTTTTCTGGCAGAAGCGGATCCCTGGCGTGAAGAAGCCTGGAAGATCATGAAGAAGCGTTCCGATGTGATTTTTTATCTGCTGACAAAGCGGCCGGAACGCGTCGAAGCTTGTCTGCCGAAGGATTGGGGAGACGGGTGGGAAAATGTTTTTTTCAATGTGACGGCTGAGAACCAGAAACGTGCCGATCAGCGGCTGCCGTGGTTAATCAAGCTGCCGTTTCGGCATAAAGGCGTCATGTGCGCGCCGTTTATCGGACCGGTTGATTTATCGCCGTGGCTGAGCTGCGGTCAGATTGAACAGGTGATCTGCGGCGGGGAAAACTATGAAGGTGCCCGACCTTGCGACTTTGATTGGGTTAAAGCGCTTGCCGCCCAATGCCGTGAGGCGGAAGTGGCGTTTAATTTTATTGAAACGGGTTCGCGGTTGTTCAAGGACGGACGAATGTATTCTTTGCCGTCCAAAAGGCTGCAAAGTGAAATGGCGTGGAAATCAGGCGTCAGTTTCCCGGGAAAGCCGCAGGTTTTCAAACTGGAAGATGAATATGGGCCAATTCCGCCGGAGCGTCTTTATCAGCCTTATTTTGGTCTGCATTGTCAACATTGCGGCGGTCAGCTGACATGCAATGGCTGTACCCGCTGCGGACGCTGCGAAAAAAATGAGCGTGCAGAAAAAACGCTGAAAAAAATAAATTCTGAAAAGAGGGAATAGGAAATGCTGAAAATAGGCGAATTTTCCAAACTGACGCAAATTTCTATCCGCATGCTTCGCTATTATGATGAAACGGGACTGTTAAAACCGGCGGCCATTGATCCGACGAATGGATATCGGATGTATACGTCTGCGCAGATTCCGCAGCTGAATCAAATACTGGCCTTACGGGACTGCGGTTTTACAATTTCTGAAATTGCGGTGTGGATGGATCGGACAGATTCTCTGCCGTTGACCAGGATCGCTGAAAAACAAACTGAAATAGAGCAGGGAATCCGCATCGAACAGGCAAAGCTCAAACGCTTGGAAAGATTGAAAGAACAGCTTGAAAAAGGCGGCCGTCCGGAGCTGCTCAACGTTGCGGTCAAATCCATTCCAGCCTGTCTTGTGCTGTCCCTGCGCCGGGTGCTTACTGATTATTATGGTGAGGGCGAACTGTGGAAGGAAATTGCCGCCTTCATTAAGACAGAACAAATTGAAATCGCCGGTCAGCCGTTTTCGCTGTATCATGATGAAAATTACAAGGAGAAAAACGTGGATGTTGAATTGTGCCTGCCTGTAAAACGAGCTGGAAGCGATCAGGGGAATTTTCACTTCCGCGAAGTGGCAGGGACAGCGGCAATGGCCTGTGCTTGGGTCTGCGGTCCTTTTTCCCT belongs to Holdemania massiliensis and includes:
- a CDS encoding DUF5131 family protein, with product MHDIWNPWHGCVKISEGCEHCYMFYLDRQRGQDGSQIRRVQNGFDMPLKKDRRGHFKIQSGERVRVCMNSDFFLAEADPWREEAWKIMKKRSDVIFYLLTKRPERVEACLPKDWGDGWENVFFNVTAENQKRADQRLPWLIKLPFRHKGVMCAPFIGPVDLSPWLSCGQIEQVICGGENYEGARPCDFDWVKALAAQCREAEVAFNFIETGSRLFKDGRMYSLPSKRLQSEMAWKSGVSFPGKPQVFKLEDEYGPIPPERLYQPYFGLHCQHCGGQLTCNGCTRCGRCEKNERAEKTLKKINSEKRE
- a CDS encoding MerR family transcriptional regulator, which gives rise to MLKIGEFSKLTQISIRMLRYYDETGLLKPAAIDPTNGYRMYTSAQIPQLNQILALRDCGFTISEIAVWMDRTDSLPLTRIAEKQTEIEQGIRIEQAKLKRLERLKEQLEKGGRPELLNVAVKSIPACLVLSLRRVLTDYYGEGELWKEIAAFIKTEQIEIAGQPFSLYHDENYKEKNVDVELCLPVKRAGSDQGNFHFREVAGTAAMACAWVCGPFSLIAETYLSLAQWLENNDYHIEGPDRQIVHRGPWNETDPQQYLTEIQIPIRKTDEELPL